A window of Mycobacteriales bacterium contains these coding sequences:
- a CDS encoding NAD-dependent epimerase/dehydratase family protein: MSGRVLVTGGTGYIGGWCVAELLRRGCPVRTTARRPEAARAGRPGDAGRSNGTGPA, from the coding sequence ATGTCAGGACGCGTGCTGGTCACCGGCGGCACCGGCTACATCGGCGGCTGGTGCGTCGCCGAACTGCTCCGCCGCGGCTGCCCGGTCCGTACGACGGCCCGCCGGCCGGAGGCTGCCCGCGCCGGTCGGCCGGGCGACGCCGGGCGGTCGAATGGGACGGGGCCGGCATGA
- a CDS encoding TetR/AcrR family transcriptional regulator — MRVNAQWKRSDARDNRVRILAAARDALVEDGSASLSEIARRAEVGIGTLYRNFPTRESLVLEVYRDDLDRLIALAPELLREHPPLDALQRWLDEVGHYARLKYGISEIVHAATNGGLDDPAYDPFVAAIGTLLTAGAKAGELKPGLDPEDVLLQLSVLWRLDPARHGRDRTDRILRMIIDGLKPH; from the coding sequence GTGCGGGTGAACGCACAGTGGAAGCGCTCGGACGCACGGGACAACCGTGTGCGGATCCTGGCCGCGGCCCGGGACGCGCTGGTCGAGGACGGCTCGGCGTCCCTGTCCGAGATCGCCCGGCGCGCCGAGGTCGGCATCGGCACGCTCTACCGCAACTTCCCGACCCGGGAGTCGCTGGTCCTCGAGGTCTACCGGGACGACCTGGACCGGCTGATCGCGCTGGCCCCGGAGCTGCTGCGGGAGCACCCGCCGCTCGACGCCCTGCAACGCTGGCTGGACGAGGTCGGCCACTACGCCCGGCTCAAGTACGGGATCTCGGAGATCGTCCACGCCGCGACCAACGGCGGCCTCGACGACCCGGCCTACGACCCGTTCGTGGCGGCGATCGGCACGCTGCTCACCGCCGGCGCGAAGGCGGGGGAGCTCAAGCCCGGCCTCGACCCGGAGGACGTCCTGCTCCAGCTGAGCGTGCTCTGGCGCCTCGACCCCGCCCGCCACGGCCGCGACCGCACCGACCGCATCCTCCGTATGATCATCGACGGTCTGAAGCCCCACTGA